The Arcanobacterium wilhelmae region CGCGTGCATAGCGCCGGCTACGACCGCCCGCTCGTGGTGCAGTACCTGGATTACTTGGGTGGCGTATTCACCGGCGACTTCGGGACCACCTTTACCGACAACCGGCCGGTGACCGAGGTGCTGGGAACGTACGGTTTGGCGACGGCGGAGCTCGTGTTCTACTCGCTGATCGTTGCACTGTTGCTCGGCGTGCCGCTGGGCATGGCTGCAGCCCGTTTCCGCGACCGCTGGCCGGATGCGGTGTTGCGTATTTTTGCGATCCTGTCTTACGCCACCCCGGTGTTCTTCGTGGGCCTCATGCTCAAGCTGGTGTTCTCGGTGCAAGCCGGGTTGCTGCCGGCGTCGGGCCGCGCCTCGAATGCGGGGGAGCTGACGATGGCCTCGATCCAGAACCCCACCGGCTTGTACCTGTTGGACGCGATTCGCCTGGGTAACGCGGGGCTGATCGTGGACGTGCTCACCCACGCAATCCTTCCTGCGATCGCACTCGGCCTGCTCACCGGTGGCGTGTTCTTGCGGCTCGTTCGCACGAACCTGATCGGCACGCTCGAGGCTCCCTACATCGAGTCGGCGCGCTCGCGCGGCGTGAGCGAAACCCGCCTCGCCACCTCGCACGCGTTGCGCCCCGCGCTGATCCCCGTGATCACCGTGATGGGCATGCAGATCGCGATGTCGCTCGGCGGCGCCGTGCTCACCGAAACCACGTTCGAGTGGAAGGGCCTGGGCTTCAAGCTCGCCGAATACATGACCGCCCGTGATTATGTGGCCGTCCAAGGCATCGTGATGCTCATGGCCGTGATCGTGGCGCTCGTGAACTTCATCGTGGATATCATCGCAGCCCTGATCGACCCGAGAGTGAGGTACTGACATGAGCGCAACTGAAACTCGCACCGTAACTCGCGGCTCCGGCGTCGGCAGGCGCAACTGGGCCGACCGGCTACCGCTCGTGAAGGATGTGCGCCGCTCGTACGGGATCCAGCGCGGAATGCTGGTCACGGGCCTAGTGCTGACTGGGCTGCTGCTACTCGTGGCGCTGCTCGCGCCCGTGCTCGCGCCATACTCGTGGGCACAGCAAGGCGACGACGCCGGGGCGTTCGGCCCGCAACAGGCGCCGTCGGCGCGCAACTGGCTCGGCACCACGGTTTCCGGGTTCGACGTACTCTCCCGCGTGATCTGGGGATCGCAGACGGCGGTGGCCGTGATCATTTTGGCAGTGCTGTTCTCCTCCGTGATCGGCGTGCTCCTTGGCCTGGTCTCTGGATATGTGGGCGGCTGGCTTGACCGCATCCTCGTGGTGATCGCCGACGCCGTGTACGCATTCCCGTCGCTGCTGCTCGCGATCGTTCTCTCGATCGTGATTTCGGGCGGGCAGTCGAGCGCGTTCGGCGGAATCGTGGCCGCAGCCGGCTCAATCACCGTGGTGTTCATCCCGCAATACTTCCGCGTGATCCGCGCCGAAGCAGTGCGACTGAAGGCCGAACCGTTCGTGGAAAGCGCGAAAGTTTTGGGTGTGTCGACCACGCGGATCATGTTCCGGCACGTTCTGCGCAACTCCACGCGCACCCTGCCGCTGATCATTACGCTCAACTGCTCGGAGGCGATCTTGACGTTGGCGGGCCTGGGATTCGTGGGTTTCGGCATCGAGCAAACCGCGGCTGCCGAATGGGGCTACGACCTGAACCGCGCCCTGTCCGACGTCACCTCCGGCATCTGGTGGACGAGCGTTTTCCCAGGTGTTGCGATCGTTTTGGCGGTTTTGGGGATCACGCTGGTTGGCGAATCCCTCAACGACCTCGCCGACCCGCGCCTCCGCACCCGCAAGGGCGTACGCCGCGGCAGCACGAACGTTGCGGCTGCATCGGCGGGTTCAGCTGGCTCACTCGCCGACGCCGACGGCGCAACTCGCGCTTCGGCGTCGGGTGACGCAACCGGCCAGCCGGCGTCGGGACTCGAGAAGGAAGGGGGTGCGCGATGAGCAACCCATGGGAAAAGCCGGAAGCCTACACAGGCGAGCTGTACACGCGCGAAGCGTTCGAGGCCGAGCTCCAGGGCGACAACCGGCTGACGATCAAAGATCTGGCAGTCACGTTCGCAACCGACGGCGGCGACGTTGAGGCCGTGCGCGGGGTGTCGCTGTTCCTCGAACCGGGGGAGATCCTCGCACTCGTGGGCGAATCGGGATCGGGAAAGTCCGTGACCTCGCGCGCGATCCTCTCGCTCCTGCCCGAAAGCGCCCGCGCCACCGGCGCGATCCTCATCGAGGGCGAAAACGTGATCGGGCTACGCGGAGCCGAGCTGCGAAAACTTCGCGGCGAGAAAGCCGCGATGGTGTTCCAGGAGCCGAGCGCGTCGCTCAACCCCGTGTTCCCGATCTGGTGGCAGATCGGGGAAGGCCTGCGCGCGCACAACCCGAAAATCACGAAGAAAGAGATCAAGGCGCGCGCCGTCGAAGCCCTGAAAACCGTGGGCATTCCCGACGCCGAAGCGCGAATCGCGTACTATCCTCACGAATTCTCCGGCGGGCAAAAACAGCGCATCATGATCGCGATGGCGCTCGCGATGGGGGCGAAGCTGATCATCGCCGACGAGCCGACCACCGCGCTCGACGTGACCGTGCAGGCCGAGATCCTCGACCTGTTGCGCTCGATCCGCGACCGCTACAACACGTCAATCCTGCTCATCACACACAACATGGGTGTGGTGGCGGATCTGGCCGATTCGGTGGCTGTGATGTACCAGGGCGAGATCGTGGAGCGCGCGCCAGCGAAGGAGCTGTTCTACCGGCCCCAGCGTGAGTACACGAAGAAACTGTTGGCTAGCGTGCCGCACCTCGGGCGCGAGTCCGCTTCGGCGGGGTTGAGCTCGGCGGCTATTGCCGAGATCGATTCGCGTGAAGTAGTTGTTGCGGCTTCGGGCATGGAGGTGACGTACCCCGGGCGCTTGGGCGCGCCGGCGTTCCGTGCCGTGCGCGGTGTGGATTTCGAGATCCACGCGGGCGAAGTGTTCGGGCTCGTGGGCGAATCTGGCTCGGGCAAGACCACAATCGGGCGGTCCATGGCCGGGCTCGAGAAGGTCACCGGCGGTTCGCTGCGCGTACTCGGCCACGAGATGAATGGCTACCGCGAGCGGGATTTTAAGCCAGTGCGCAAGGATATTGGGTTCGTGTTCCAAGATCCGTCCACGTCGTTCAACCCGCAGCTCACGATCGGTGAGGCCATTGGCGAGCCGATGGCCGTGCATCGGCGGGAAATGAGTGCGGCTGAGCGGCGGGCACGCGTGGCGGAGCTGTTGGAAGCCGTGCGGCTACCGGCGTCGTTCGCGGATCGGTTCCCGCACGAGCTCTCCGGCGGGCAAAGGCAGCGCGTCTCGTTCGCGCGGGCGCTCGCGCTCGAGCCGAAGCTCGTGATCGCAGACGAGCCGACGTCGGCGCTGGACGTGTCCGTGCAGGCCACCGTGCTCGAGCTGTTCAAGGAGCTGCAGCGCGAATACGGGTTCGCGTGCCTGTTCATCACGCACGATCTTGCCGTGGTGGATATTGTGGCGCACCGGATTGGTGTGCTGTCCAAGGGGGAGATGGTTGAAAGTGGTGTGGGCGCTCAGATCCTGAGTAATCCGCAGCACCCATACACTCAGCGCCTGATTGCCTCGCTGCCGGTGCCCGACCCGCAGGAGCAGGCCCGCCGCCGTCAAGCCCTCGCGCAGAGCCGCTGAACGCGCGACGAACAATGGCGGTTGCCGCGAAAGGTTTCGCGGCAACCGCCATTGTTTGATGAATAAAAGTGGCGCCTAGATCCACGAGGGGAGCCACATGTGGGCCTGCCAGAACCAGTGCGGCACCGGCATTCCCACCCACAGCGGTAGCCAGAACAGTGAGAACGCCACAATCACGGCCGCCACGATCCCAATGAAGAACTTCGACGCACGGTTCGGGAACCCCGTGCCGTACATGATCTTTGGCGCCTGGGCGGCAGGCTCGGCGTCTGGCGTGCCGGAACCCTCAGGAACGCCCGACGCCGGTGTGCGACCGGCGTCGTCGGTTTCGCTAGTGACACGACCGGCGTCGTCGGCGCCGAAACGGAGCCCGAGGCGCTTCAAGACGCCGGCAAACCTGCCCGTGCCCGCAGAAGCTGGCAGGCGTGCGGGGAGCATGTCCGTCATCCAGGCCAGCCCGTACACCAGTGCAAGTACCACGAACGGCACAAACGCCACCGCGTAGAACTGGAAAATCGTGCGGTTCGTGTAGTTCAACCACGGCGCCCACAGCGCCAGATATCCCGCCAGAATCGCCCACGCGCGCCAATCCCGGCGGATAAACGCCATCGCAACCACCACGAATAGCGCCGCTAGCGCAGCCCACCACATCACCGGATTCCCGATCGACGTGATCGCGCCAACACAATCCCCGCCCCAGCACGCATCCTTTGGCATCGCATCCGTGCCCTTCCAGTAGAAGCTCACCGGCCTCCACTGCACGAGCCACTCCCATGCCTGCGACTGATACGTGTGCGGCGAGGAAAGCCCCGTGTGGAATGTGTACGACTCAATATGCCAATGCAGCCACGAGTTCACCACGTCCGGCGCCCAGCTCAGCGGCATCGCCACCTGCTCGCTCGCCGGGAGCGTCGCATTCTGTGCGATCTGGTTCGTGGCCCACTGGCGATCCCAACCATTCGGGTTCACGAACCACGGAATGAACGCCACAATATACGTGACCAGCGCCGGCGGGACCAGTTGCACAAACGCCGGCAGCCCCTCGCGGAACGTGCCAGCGCCAATCCACAAGCGCGCACCCACAGCCTTCCGAGCCGCCAGACCCCACGCGAAAATCGCCAGACCAAACACAGCGATCGCGTACAGGCCCGACCACTTCACCGAGGTTGTCAGCCCCAAGAACACTGCGGCAACCAAGATCCAGGGGCGATAGAACACACCCGGCCCCCACGGATCCGCGGGGGCTAGCCCAGTGAAATCCGTGCCAAACTGAGCAGTTGGCTCGTTCGGATCGCTGTGCTTTGCCGCTTCTGGCTCCAGCTCCACGCCGTTCTCACTGATCGGCGTTTCTTCAGAACGCGCCCGCGACACCATCAACTCCGCCAAGGATCGCCTCGGCGCCTCGCCACCCAGATCGCCGAGAACCTCGGCGTTTCGGGCAGAACTCTCAGCCCCGGCATCGGCATCCGACGTCGCCGGCTCCTCTGCCTCGGGCGTAACCCGCCGCAGCTTCCCATGCGCCACGCGGTGAGCGAGCCGCGCGCGCGACCACTCGCGATCCTTGAGCACCGCCCAGAAACCCGCCAACACAAACAGGGCCAGCATGTTATCGAGCAGCCCCGTGCGCGACATCGTGAGCGCCAGGCCATCCAGCGCCAAAAACACGCCCGCGATCCCTGCCAGCGGGATCGAACGGAACAGCTTCAGCGCGATCCGCACCGTCAGCATCACCATCAAAACCCCGCACACTGCCGTCGTGAAACGCCAGCCATAGCCCGTAGAATCGCCTGCGATCCGCATTCCCTCGCAGATGAGCCACTTGCCGAACGGCGGATGCACCCAACGATCCGGGTTGTCCTTCAAAATATCGCCAAACGGCGTGCCATTCTGCACCGCAGAAATGAAGCGCTCATTCAGATCCTTCGCATCCGACCAATCGCGCTCATACCCCCAGTGCAGCATGGAATAGCCGCCCTTGACGTAATACGTCTCGTCGAAAATCAGCTCGTTGGGATGATCCAGGCGCACAAACCGCACGATCGCTGCGAGCAGGCCGACCACCGCCGTCAGGATCCAGCCATACAGGCGCACCTGGGCGTCCAAGATCGCGCCACGCGGATCGAGCCCGAGCCGCGCGCGCAATACATTCTCAAACCGATTCGCCTCCGCCTCAGGCAGAGTGAACTTGCGCGTTGTGTTTTCTTGTTTCGTGGTCACGAATAAAAGTGTACCGGGCGGGTACGACAAAAAACGCGGTGCAGGCGGTGTGCAGAACTCAATCAGTTGGGCGGGGCCGGTGTGCAGAACTCAATCAGTGGGGCGGGGCTGGTGTGCAGAACTCAATCAGTGGGGCGGGGCTGGTGTGCAGAACTCAATCAGTTGAGCTAGGCGTTGCTGATATAGCAACGCCTAGCTGGATTGATAGAGTTGCGCACCGGCTCGCCGGCATGCTGGCGGCCCGCCCGGTAAACTGGGCCCATGGTAGAGATGAGCGAGGAAGAATTCGAAGAACTCGTGGCGGACGCGCTGGACGAAATCCCCGAAGCGTTCCTCGAGCGCCTGTACAACGTTGTCTTCCTGGTAGAAGATGAGCCCGACGGCGACGAAGAGGACCTCCTCGGCGTCTACGACGGCTTCGCTCAAACCGACGGCGATTTCGAATTCGCCGAACCCAACCGCATCATTATCTTCCGCGGGCCAACGCTACGCATGTGCGATAGTCCGCAGGAGGTAGCCGAGGAAGTGCGGGTGACGGTGTTCCACGAGGTCGCGCACCACTTCGGCATCGAAGACGACGAACTCCACGAGCTCGGCTGGGCGTGAGGCATCGCGCGTCCGACGTCGGAGCGCAAGGCACGTCCTGCGCACGCCTGCGCAGGTAAATGGGCTCGGGTCCGGCGTCGGCTGGCTACCGGGCACCCAGTACAAGCCTGGGAGTCGGCGTCGCGCGCGTGCCGGGACGTCCGCGTAGAATCAGCCCCATGATCGTACTTGCCGCAACACCGCTCGGAAACGATGCCGACGCCTCCCCGCGCCTGCGGGCCGAACTCGAAGGCGCCAGCCTCATCGCTGCCGAAGACACGCGCCGCCTGCGCGCCCTCGCCGCCCGGCTCGGCCTGAACATCACGGCACCAGTGATCGCCTACCACGACCATAACGAAGCCGAAAAAGCGCCCGGCCTGATTGAGGAAGCGAAGGCAGGCGCGCGAATCGTGATGGTCTCCGACGCGGGCATGCCTTCCGTTTCCGACCCGGGTTACCGGCTTGTGTCGCTGGCCGCCGACGCCGGTGTCCCAGTGACCGTCGTGCCTGGGCCTTCTGCTGTGCTGACGGCACTTGCGATTTCGGGGCTTGCGTCGGATCGCTTCACGTTCGAAGGGTTTTTGCCGCGCAAACCTGGGCAGCTCGCCGAGGCGTTGGAAGCTCTCGCGGATGAGCCACGGACGATGGTGTTCTTTGAATCACCACGTCGGTTGGCGGCGTCGCTGGCGGCCGCCCAGAGTGCCTTCGGCTCAGATCGGCGCGCGGCCGTGTGTCGCGAACTGACGAAAACTCACGAGGAAGTGATCCGTGGAACGCTCGCTGAGCTCAACGAGTGGGCGAAAGGCGAGATCCTGGGAGAGATTGCGCTGGTCGTGGAGGGTGCGCCGGCGGCGGAGTTCTCGGCCGCCGCGGTGGACGAGGTGCTCGAACTGACTCGCCTCGGCCTGCGCATGAAAGAAGCCGCCGGGCACGTGGCCGCGCGCGAAGGCTTACGTAAAAAGGAGCTCTACGAAGCGGCGCTCGCGCGCAAATAGCTACCGAAGATCGGAGAAATCGAAGTCATCGTCGTCGGCCTCGCCGGAGAAGTCAATGTATTCATCGATACCGAGATCGTCCAGGTCGAAATCGTCCAGGTCGTAGCCGCTGAGATCTTCAGCATCCGCCCCCAGCGCAATATTCGACAGTTCCTCATCCTCGCCATCCGACGTGAGCTCGGTATCGTCGTCGTCCTCGTAGCGATCTTCGTCGAAGGCGTCGTATCCGATCGCGCTGCCGCGCATCTCGGAGGGGTCGTAATCCGCAGCGCCCCACTCGTCGCCCTCGAGATCGTCCGGAACGCCGTCGCCGTTCAAATCGTCGTCGTCCGCATCGTACTCGTCGCGACCGAACGGCGCGTCCAGCCGCCCGCCAACGAACGCGCTAGCACCAGCTGCGGCGGCAACCCCGCTACGAATCGCGCTACCGCCGAAGCCGTCGTCCTCATATTCGTCCGACCACGGCAACTCTGACTCGTCCTCCTCGTAGAACCCGAACGCCTCGCCAGATTTCACCTGTTCAACGCCGGCCTCATCCATCACAGCGCGGGCCTGTGCGCCGAGCTCGGCACTCACCGGCACAGTCAGGTCCGAGAAAACGCGCGTCGGCCAGCCCAAACGCAACGAATCCAGCGCGGTTTCCTTCACACAGTGTGATTCGGCAATGCCAACCACGTCCACAGCCTGGATATCCGCCCCGCGCAGGATCTGCTCCAGCGACGTACCTTCTTTATCCAGGCCTTCGAACCCGGAGTAAGCTGCCTTGTATTCGCCTTTCTTTACCGACACGTCGATCGGTAGCGACGCGATCGCCTCGTGCAACTCCGCTTCCGCTGTGCCAGCCACGCCGTGCGGCGGCCAGGTATCGACGAAATCGGGGTTGTCGGAGAAGTGCTCGCCGGGATCTACATGCCAGTCTTGCGTGGTAACGATCAGCTCGTACTCGTCCGCATGTTCGGTCACAAAGTCCGCGATCCGCTCGGCAACCGCGTTACCGCCGTCGACTCCGAGCGCCCCGCCTTCCGTGAATGTCGGCTGAACGTCGACAATCACTAGCGCGCGAGTGGGGTTTTCCATGGCGACCTGCCTTTCTGCTGGGTGTGGGCGGCGGCGTCGGCGCCCGGTTGTCTGCCTCCAGTTTAGGCCGGCAAGCGCTCCGAGCGCACCCCTCGGTTGTGTGCGTGCAGTACTCAATCAGTTGCGTGAGGGGTTGCGTATAGAGCAACGCCTGGCCCGATTGATGGAGTTGTGCACGGGCTCCCGACGCGGGGGCGCAACCTGTGCGGACGCCGGGGCTGGCTTGCGTGCAGTGCTCAATCAGTTGCGTGAGGGGTTGCGTATAGAGCAACGCCTGGCCCGATTGACGGAGTTGCGCACGGGCTCCCGACGCCGGTGCGCGGGTTGTGCCCGCCTGCCGCCGAAAGTCGCGCTTCGTGCGCGCGGGTTCTAAACTTGAGGCATGTCAAAAATCCTTTCTGCAGTTGCATGGCCCTACGCCAACGGCCCGCGTCATATCGGACACGTGGCTGGTTTTGGCGTCCCTTCGGACGTTTTTTCGCGCTACATGCGAATGCGCGGGCACGATGTGCTGATGGTCTCGGGCACGGACGAGCACGGCACCCCAATCCTCGTGGCTGCGGATAAAGAAGGCGTCACGCCGCAGGAGCTGGCGGATAAGAACAACCGGATCATCGTTGAGGATCTGGTGAATCTGGGCCTGTCCTACGATCTGTTCACGCGCACTACCACCGCCAATCACGAGCAGGTGGTCCAGGATCTGTTCCGTGGCTGCCGCGATAACGGCTACATGGTGGTGCAGGAAACCCCGGTCGCGATCGATCCGCAAACCGGCAACACGCTCCCGGATCGGTACATTGAGGGAACCTGCCCGATCTGTGGCGCAGCCGGTGCACGTGGCGACCAGTGTGATACGTGCGGCAACCAGCTCGATCCGCAGGATCTGATCAACCCGATTTCGAAGGTTTCTGGCCTTCCGCCGGAGTTCAAGACCACGGAGCACTACTTCCTCGATCTTCCGCAGCTTGCTGGCGCGCTGGGTGAGTGGCTGGATTCTGTAGAGGAAGAGGGTAAGTGGCGTCCGAACGTGATTTCGTTCTCGAAGCACCTGCTCGAGGATGTGCGTCCGCGCGCAATGAGCCGTGATATTTCGTGGGGTATTCCGGTTCCGGGCTGGGAAGACAAGCCCAACAAGCGCCTGTACGTGTGGTTCGACGCCGTCGTCGGGTACCTTTCTGCGTCGATCGAGTGGGCCCGACGTCGGGCCGCAGCTGGCGAGGGAAGCCCGGAGGATTGGAGCGAGTGGTGGACGAACCCGGAAGCGTTGTCCTACTACTTCATGGGGAAGGACAATATTGTGTTCCATTCCCAGATTTGGCCGGCGGAGCTTCTTGCCTACAACGGTGAGGGTGCGAAGGGCGGCGAGCCGGGTGCGTTTGGGCGCCTGAACCTGCCCACCCAGGTGGTGGCTTCGGAGTTCCTGACGATGGAGGGCAAGAAGTTCTCCTCGTCGAAGAACGTGGTGATTTACGTGCGCGATCTGCTGTCGCGCTACCAGGCGGATGCGCTGCGCTACTTCATTTCGATCGCCGGCCCGGAAACCTCCGATTCGGACTTCACCTGGAGTGAGTTCGTGCGCCGTAACAATTCGGAGCTCGTGGCAGGCTGGGGCAACCTGGTGAACCGTACGGGCGCGATGATTGCGAAGAAGTTCGGCGAGATCCCGGCGGCGGGCGAGCGCGAAGAGATTGACAACGAGCTCTTGGCCAATATTCGCGCCGGTTTCGACACGGTGGGTGATCTGATTGGTTCACACCAGCAGCGCGGCGCGCTCGCGGAGTTGATGCGTCTGGTGGGCGAGGCAAACGCCTACGTGGCACGCACCGAGCCGTTCAAGCTGAAGGCGCCGGAAGAGCAGCCGCGCCTGGCAACCGTGCTGAACACGCTGATCCAGGCGGTGTCGGATCTGAACACGATGATGAGCGTATTCCTGCCGCATTCGTCGAACGTGATCGACAAGATCCTCGGCGGCGATGGCACGATCGCGCCGATGCCGCAGCTAGTGGAAACCGAGGATCTCGATAATGGCCACCCGTTCCCGATTATTACTGGCGATTATTCGAACGTTCGCCCGTGGGAGCCGCGCGAGGTTGTGCCAGGCACGCCGATCGCGAAGCCCACGCCGGCGTTCCAGAAGCTGGATGAATCGGTGGTGGGCGAGGAGCTCGCCCGCCTGGGCCTCGTTGAGGAGTAAAACTTTGGGCAATTCGGCCTCGAAGAAGCGCCGGCGGAGCCTCCTTCCGGAGGTTCCGCCGGCGCTTGCGCATTCCATCGTGGACAATCACACTCATATTGAGATCGACGGCCCGGGGCGCAGCCTGGATCCCGCCGATCAGCGCGTGAGTGAGGATCCGCCGGGTTGGCGTTATCCGCCCACGCTCGGTAACCAACTCGTGGCGATGGAGAGCGCGGGGATTCGTGCGGCGATCACTTCGGGTTGCGAGGTCCCGGCGCTCGATCCCACGCTCGCTCTCGCTCAGCAACAACCGAACATTTGGGCGGCGCTCGCGATCCACCCAAACGAGGCGGCGATGCACGCGGGCGTGCGCGAGATTGCTCCGGATGGTCTCGAGCCGAACCCTGAGCCGCATCACGAACAGTTTTCGCTCGACGAAGCGATCGCGCAGGTCGCGCAGCTGGCGAAGGCTCCCGAGGTCGTTGCCGTCGGCGAGACGGGCCTGGATTATTTCCGCACCGGCGACGCCGGTAAGGAGGCCCAGATCCGCTCCTTCCGCGAGCATATCGCGCTCGCGAAGGAGCTCGGCAAGCCGATGCAGATTCACGATCGTGATGCCCACGCCGACGTCGTTGCCACTCTCCTTGCCGACGGCGCGCCTGAGGGTACCGTTTTCCACTGTTTTTCCGGCGACGCCGAGCTGGCGCAGATTCTCGCGGAAAACGGCTGGTATGCGTCGTTTGCAGGTACCGTTACGTATCCGGCGAACGAGTTTCTGCGCGAGGCGCTAGCCGTGCTGCCGCCCGAGCTCGTACTCGTCGAAACCGACGCTCCGTATCTGACGCCTGTCCCGTATCGTGGGCACCCGAACGCCATTTGGGGGAGTGCATACACAGCCCGTGCGCTCGCCGAGTATCGCGGCGTGAGCGAGGCGGAGTGGTGTGCGCAGCTGGACGCGAACACGCGCCGCGTCTACGGCATCTGATTGCTCTTAAGCCCCGGTTTTCTGCAGAAAACCGGGGCTTTCTCTGCGTGAGTTGCGTATCGGGTGGTGGTGAGCGAACGAAACTCGGCCACCGGCGTCGGGCGCCGCTGCGGCGTCGTCGGAAACGGGCGAAACCCGCGCCACTAGTGGGATATCTCCTAAACCACTTGCGTAAGGTCACGATTTGGTTACAATCGGTAACTAGTAAATAACGCACACGTTATAGGAGTGACCTGTGGCAAACGAAAACTCGGTTGAGAGCATCTTCGGCGATCATGCGCTTGATGCGCCGATCCGTCCCGGCTCTCGCAGGGCCCGCCGCGCCGCTGAGCGCGCCGCCGCCCGGCACGCCCAGGAAGCAGAAGCGCAAGCTAGCGCTCTGCTTGGCGAGGATGTGCCGACGTCGGAGGCTGAACTAGCGCCCGTCGCGGACGTTGCACCGGCGGAAGAACCCCTGCAGGCCGAAGAGCCAACGGAAGCTGAAACGGACGCCGTCGAGAGCGAGGAGCTCGCAGAAGCTACCGACGTCGCCGAAGCTACCGACGTCGCCGAAGCTACTGATGCTCCGACGTCGGAGGTTTCCGTTGAAGCCGAGCCTGCTCAAGCGGCGCCCGCCGCCGTTTCTGCAGACACCGCCGAGATCCCGGCCGTCGTATCGATCGAACAGGTCGAAGCGGCCGAGGCAGAGCTTGAGGATGTGGAGCCCGCCCGTCGCTTCGTCCTATGGCGCCGCGCAACCGCTGCCGGTATCGTGCTGGCTTCGGTGGGAACGGTGTCGTCATTCATGCTGTCGAACGTGGATCCGAGCGCGCAGGCGCAGGCCGCCGCGA contains the following coding sequences:
- a CDS encoding TatD family hydrolase — protein: MGNSASKKRRRSLLPEVPPALAHSIVDNHTHIEIDGPGRSLDPADQRVSEDPPGWRYPPTLGNQLVAMESAGIRAAITSGCEVPALDPTLALAQQQPNIWAALAIHPNEAAMHAGVREIAPDGLEPNPEPHHEQFSLDEAIAQVAQLAKAPEVVAVGETGLDYFRTGDAGKEAQIRSFREHIALAKELGKPMQIHDRDAHADVVATLLADGAPEGTVFHCFSGDAELAQILAENGWYASFAGTVTYPANEFLREALAVLPPELVLVETDAPYLTPVPYRGHPNAIWGSAYTARALAEYRGVSEAEWCAQLDANTRRVYGI